A genome region from Setaria italica strain Yugu1 chromosome III, Setaria_italica_v2.0, whole genome shotgun sequence includes the following:
- the LOC101769587 gene encoding LOW QUALITY PROTEIN: scarecrow-like protein 9 (The sequence of the model RefSeq protein was modified relative to this genomic sequence to represent the inferred CDS: deleted 1 base in 1 codon), which produces MMPCQDKLVIDLDPPEDAKRFVLPTENKFAAAGFNGSAPVAAAVAVKEEVVAVAAPDAVPGGGGGVGGRGRKNRFYDDEEDLEMDRRSSKQSALQGDGDDRDVFDKYMITSHEMCVEQMEKLRIAMQEEAAKKEAVNGNGKAKAKGGGRRGGREVVDLRTLLIHCAQAVASDDRRNATELLKQIKQHASPQGDATQRLAHCFAEGLQARLAGTGSMVYQSLMAKRTSAVDILQAYQLYMAAICFKKVVFIFSNQTIYNASLGKKKIHIVDYGIHYGFQXXXXXXXIACRKGGPPEVRITGIDLPQPGFRPTQRIEETGRRLSKYAQEFGVPFKYQVIAASKMETIRAEDLNLDPEEVLIVNCLYQFKNLMDESVLIESPRDIVLNNIRKMRPHAFIHAIVNGSFSAPFFVTRFREALFYYSALFDVLDTTTPRDSNQRMLIEQNIFGRAALNVIACEGTDRVERPETYKQWQVRNQRAGLKQLPLNPDVVQVVRDKVDGCYHKDFVIDIDHNWLLQGWKGRILYAISTWVANDDAGSYF; this is translated from the exons ATGATGCCATGCCAG GACAAGCTCGTCATCGACCTCGACCCGCCCGAGGACGCCAAGAGGTTCGTCCTCCCCACCGAGAACAAGTTCGCGGCTGCCGGATTCAACGGCTCCGCCCCAGTCGCCGCAGCGGTGGCCGtgaaggaggaggtggtggccgtggcggcgccTGATGCGGTgcctggaggcggcggcggcgtggggggtCGCGGCCGGAAGAACCGGTTctacgacgacgaggaggacctGGAGATGGACCGCCGGAGCAGCAAGCAGAGCGCGCTGCAGGGGGACGGCGACGACCGGGACGTCTTCGACAAGTACATGATCACCTCCCACGAGATGTGCGTCGAGCAGATGGAGAAGCTGCGGATCGCCATGCAGGAGGAGGCCGCCAAGAAGGAGGCTGTCAACGGAAACGGCAAGGCCAAGGCCAAGGGAggagggcgccgcggcgggagggaggTGGTGGACCTTCGCACGCTGCTCATCCACTGCGCGCAGGCCGTCGCTAGTGACGACCGCCGCAACGCAACTGAGCTGCTCAAGCAGATCAAGCAGCATGCCAGTCCGCAGGGGGACGCCACGCAGCGCCTGGCGCACTGCTTCGCCGAGGGCCTGcaggcgcggctcgccggcacGGGCAGCATGGTGTATCAGTCGCTCATGGCCAAGCGCACTTCCGCCGTCGACATACTCCAGGCGTACCAGCTGTACATGGCCGCCATCTGCTTCAAGAAGGTGGTTTTCATCTTCTCGAACCAAACCATCTACAATGCCTCCCTGGGTAAGAAGAAGATACATATCGTGGATTATGGCATACATTATGGCTTCCAG NNNNNNNNNNNNNNNNNNNNGATAGCATGCAGGAAGGGTGGGCCTCCAGAGGTGAGGATTACAGGCATTGACCTT CCGCAGCCTGGGTTCCGCCCAACTCAGCGCATTGAGGAGACAGGGCGCCGGCTCAGCAAGTATGCCCAAGAGTTTGGCGTGCCATTCAAGTACCAGGTGATTGCAGCATCCAAGATGGAGACCATCCGTGCCGAGGATCTGAACCTTGATCCAGAGGAGGTGCTCATTGTGAACTGCTTATACCAGTTTAAGAACTTGATGGATGAGAGTGTTTTGATTGAAAGCCCAAGGGATATTGTTCTCAATAACATCAGGAAGATGAGGCCTCATGCCTTCATCCATGCAATCGTAAATGGCTCCTTCAGTGCACCGTTCTTTGTGACAAGGTTCCGGGAGGCTCTGTTCTATTACTCGGCCCTGTTTGATGTTCTGGACACAACCACCCCAAGAGATAGCAACCAGAGGATGCTGATTGAGCAGAACATCTTTGGGAGGGCCGCCCTGAATGTCATTGCGTGTGAGGGTACAGATCGGGTGGAGCGCCCTGAGACATACAAGCAATGGCAGGTGCGGAATCAGCGAGCAGGCTTGAAGCAGCTGCCATTGAACCCTGATGTCGTGCAGGTAGTGCGAGACAAGGTCGATGGTTGCTACCACAAGGACTTTGTGATCGATATTGATCACAATTGGCTTCTGCAGGGATGGAAGGGCCGCATCCTCTATGCCATCTCGACATGGGTGGCAAATGATGATGCTGGCTCTTATTTTTAG